One window of Novosphingobium sp. 9U genomic DNA carries:
- a CDS encoding CCA tRNA nucleotidyltransferase has protein sequence MAERLPAAPWTQRPALLALVEALGPGHARYVGGAVRDTLLGVAVKDIDIATPLLPEQVVERLTAAGIRSVPTGIEHGTITAVLADGSVEITTLRRDVSTDGRRATVAFASDWREDAARRDFTINALYADPLTHEISDWFDGLVDLSARRVRFIGDARERIREDHLRILRYFRFQARFGSLPADKEAEAACSELASTLKGLSRERIGMETMNLLGLPDPAPTIARMADLGVLAQILPEARAEALADLIAQEQAEGIAPDPLRRLAALLPPEPVLAEHVAARFRLSAAQKKRVVTAASRTEPDDEPRAIAYRLGRSEALDRLLIAGRSAAPLEGWDIPQFPLKGGEIVERGIKAGPEVARTLRAIEERWIAEGFPDRERVLSMLDETVGTSER, from the coding sequence ATGGCTGAACGGCTGCCTGCTGCGCCATGGACCCAGCGGCCGGCGCTGCTCGCGCTGGTGGAGGCACTCGGCCCGGGTCACGCGCGCTATGTCGGTGGGGCGGTGCGTGACACGCTGCTGGGTGTAGCTGTCAAGGACATCGACATCGCCACGCCGCTCCTGCCCGAGCAGGTCGTCGAGCGGCTGACTGCGGCCGGCATCCGCAGCGTGCCCACAGGGATCGAGCACGGCACCATTACGGCCGTGCTCGCCGATGGTTCGGTCGAGATCACCACCTTGCGGCGCGACGTCAGCACCGACGGGCGCCGCGCCACGGTCGCCTTCGCCTCAGATTGGCGCGAGGATGCGGCCCGGCGCGACTTTACCATCAACGCGCTCTATGCCGACCCGCTCACCCACGAGATCTCGGATTGGTTCGACGGCCTGGTCGACCTCTCGGCTCGGCGCGTGCGCTTCATCGGCGATGCACGCGAGCGCATCCGCGAGGATCACTTGCGCATTCTGCGCTACTTCCGCTTCCAGGCGCGCTTCGGCAGCCTCCCTGCGGATAAAGAGGCGGAAGCCGCGTGCAGCGAACTCGCCTCGACGCTGAAGGGCCTCTCGCGCGAGCGGATCGGCATGGAGACGATGAACCTCCTTGGTCTGCCCGATCCGGCGCCCACGATCGCGCGCATGGCGGACCTCGGCGTACTGGCACAGATCCTCCCCGAAGCGCGAGCCGAGGCGCTGGCAGACCTCATCGCGCAAGAGCAGGCCGAGGGCATCGCGCCCGATCCCCTGCGCCGCCTCGCCGCGCTGCTCCCGCCCGAGCCGGTGCTGGCAGAGCATGTCGCCGCCCGCTTCCGGCTCTCCGCCGCGCAGAAGAAGCGCGTGGTCACCGCGGCGTCGCGGACAGAGCCGGACGATGAGCCGCGAGCCATCGCCTATCGCCTCGGCCGCAGCGAAGCGCTGGACCGGCTGCTCATCGCGGGTAGATCGGCCGCGCCGCTTGAGGGCTGGGACATCCCTCAGTTCCCGCTGAAAGGCGGCGAGATCGTCGAGCGCGGGATCAAGGCTGGGCCAGAGGTCGCCCGCACCCTTCGCGCGATAGAGGAGCGCTGGATCGCGGAAGGGTTCCCGGATCGCGAGCGGGTGCTGTCGATGCTGGATGAGACGGTAGGCACAAGCGAGCGCTAG
- a CDS encoding CoA pyrophosphatase, translated as MSALFDRVSDLFEAGHAASPPQLWVDPRIHEIERFTPAAVLIAITERERPGMLFLHRPSTMRAHAGQIAFPGGRIDPGETPVEAALREAWEELGIPPEVVQVIGTSDLYRTGSGYEITPVLGVIPADVEIVPNPAEVASWFEAPVDFVLDRANQKQKSLEHEGRTHAFIEVGWRGHAIWGVTGAILHNLAGRLHWHG; from the coding sequence CCGCCAGCCCCCCGCAGCTGTGGGTGGACCCGCGCATCCACGAGATCGAGCGCTTCACCCCCGCCGCCGTGCTGATCGCCATCACCGAGCGCGAACGGCCGGGCATGCTGTTCCTCCACCGCCCCTCGACCATGCGCGCGCATGCCGGCCAGATCGCTTTTCCCGGTGGACGGATCGATCCTGGCGAGACGCCGGTCGAGGCGGCCCTGCGCGAGGCATGGGAGGAACTCGGCATCCCGCCCGAGGTCGTACAGGTAATCGGCACCAGCGATCTCTACCGGACGGGCTCGGGATATGAGATCACACCCGTTCTCGGCGTCATCCCGGCAGACGTGGAGATCGTGCCCAACCCGGCTGAGGTCGCCAGCTGGTTCGAGGCGCCGGTCGACTTCGTGCTGGACCGCGCCAACCAGAAGCAGAAGAGCCTGGAGCACGAGGGCCGAACGCACGCGTTCATCGAGGTCGGCTGGCGTGGCCACGCGATCTGGGGCGTCACCGGCGCGATCCTGCACAACCTGGCGGGGCGGCTGCACTGGCATGGCTGA